The sequence below is a genomic window from Sander lucioperca isolate FBNREF2018 chromosome 6, SLUC_FBN_1.2, whole genome shotgun sequence.
AGAAAGCTCACTCATATTTTACTTCAGATTCGGTACAGGTGGAAACAGCAGTTCCAGAGTTACTATAAGTGAAATTGCATGAAGCACAGTACAGTACACTACACAGTTCACAGTCAACATTTTATCCACCACATTTTCCCCATCATTTTTAGGTAACACTAAATCCATAATGCTctcaaacagacagagactAACTGACAGCTGCACTCAGCTCCCCAACCGTGCCAACTGAGGTTTCACTGTGTTGTAGGCGCAAGGCTCCCCCcaataactttatttaaattgtttttctgCACAAGCCTTTTTGACTAAATTCTGTGAAATCTTGTCTGATATAGTACTAGTGCAGCTGCAGCATTAGTAAACAGTGCTCTGAAATCCTGTTAACAAGTTGTTAGTTGAATCCAAACTAAATGGATACTGAGCTAATCAAATTATATGCGGGCTATATAACCATAGCTGCAGTATCAGACTCCTGGCTGCATTGACAGTGCTACGCTTGGAAAGTCTACTCTGACAATCCAAATCCTAACTTGCAAAGATGGAGAACGGCACAGAGGGCAAGAACTTCTACATCCCCCTGAACAACCGGACAGGGCTTGTGAGGAATCCTTTTGAGTATCCACAGTATTATTTGGCAGATCCATGGTTATTCAAACTGCTGGCTGCCTACATGTTCATCCTAATGTGCTCTGGCTTCCTCATCAACTTTCTGACACTCTTTGTCACAGCTCAAAACAAGAAGCTCCGGCAACCTCTTAACTTCATCCTAGTCAACCTGGCTGTGGCTGGACTGATCATGGTCTGCTTTGGATTTACAGTCACCTTTTATACTTCCCTAGTAGGCTATTTTGCCTTGGGACCCATGAGCTGTGCAATTGAAGGATTCATGGCTACACTTGGAGGTAAACTTGAGGACAATGGATGTTTACGTAATTGCCATTTTCAAATagattgtactgtatatagttCTGTCAGATTTTTGTAATACTGAGGTCTAAGTTTATACAACAGATGGCAAGATTTGAAGGTGTTAATGACAACTTCTGTTCTCAATCAACAGGTTAAGTGTCTCTGTGGTCTCTTGTGGTTCTAGCAGTTGAGAGATACATTGTGGTCTGCAAACCCATGGGCAGTTTCAAATTTACAGCCACCAATGCTGCAACAGGTTGTGCATTCACCTGGATTTTGGCTTCCACCTGTGCTGTCCCTCCTCTCGTTGGCTGGTCAAGGTAATTACCATATATGTACGGGGAGCGGCAGAATGGACAAGTCTTTTTATTGGAGCACTTATCACACTCTTGGCAACCCATTTTTTCATCTTGTTCATCCTTCTTATTTGGTCAGCAGACATCACATGTACTTTAATAGGTCCAGTAGGGACACTACACAACCTGTCATAAGATCACACAGGTAACCAGTTTGGCCATGTTATCTACACCACGgaataagaaaagaaacaatAGCACATGTTAAGGTTATcagattaattgcattttgaaaACATCCAATATATTTCTCTAGTTCAAAATGGAATTGTTTTTTCCTTGGCCCACGCTACACCCTCCCCTCAAGTTTTATGAAAACCGGGTCGGTAATTTTTCCCTTAATGCTGACTGAaagacaaatacacaaacatacaaactgAATCGAAatcataacctccttggcggatgtagtcttgcattgccagacctatcgcCACAGTGTTCTGGAGTAGaatctggctacaccacagatcattttgggataggaggaaaaaaatgctctgacttgtttgtatttctttaaaccaatcaaaatttGTGTTGGGCATCACAAGTTCCggatgcctctgcaaaatagtcttgggaaggaacttgtttgggtggaacatttgcacccacaAAAGAAACCGCcacacaatattaaatgaagttaactgttcacacaatacagtaacgtgagctatttaaattagctggatacatggtttaaCTAACAGAAAGTTTAATGATCCGTCGTGGAACAGACCATATCAGACCACAGAAGCTGGCACCCACATCAGGCCGAAATCAAGCCGCAACATCAGCCCTCCAGTAGTGGTGGGcggatcgatccaaatatcgataatatcgataccaacgttggtatcgatattgattaataccagtgtaatgagatcgatactttagttttagtttctctccagtatgcactCCTGCTGTTTCATCAAATAGgcgacctggctgtctgtgtctgtctaagTGCCGCTCCTATCACAGCGCAGAGCaggcacactttgctcctcctcccccctcttgtgatttgatgttgtaccgaCACGTGACTCAGCAGCGCcaggcaaacaagcaagcaacCAGCCAGGCCCGGAAGTGGccagcatcacacacacacaagcagtacagagacggagcagaaaAATggtagagaggaagaggagcgctgtgtggctatattttcaggccaaaaatgaaacaacggcaagctgtataatttgtaaaaaggctgtaagatactgtgttaacacaacaaatgtataCAAGCATATGGAAattctgtcctgggttttaacttattaataatccaaaggaAAAATCACAAAACCACTTAAAGGTCATGAGAATTCGttcagatttagcaatttgatgatgcatccaccttcattattaaaaagtatcggtattgtATTGATATCGgcgatactggccctgtatttacttggtatcggattAATACCAAATTTTGCAGTATCGCACACCACTACCATCCAGATGTTTTTGGTCCGCCCCGGGGATGCCGTCCTACACCCCCCATTCCCACCGCCGAAGTAAGTCTGCCAGCGGTGGGGAGTAATGTGGCTATTTCATTAGAACgacatgacatgaataaacctTACTAAACGTAACGGGAATAACACTTTAATACATTAACACATCCAtgaacacacattttaatctgCAATGGTGGTTAACAatgaagacaacaactcccatgaTCCAACACAACTTCACGACATCATCAGAAGTCCGTGTTTACATCCATTGTTTCGATTGAGAGACCCCATAGTGgaagaaaattacatattgtatgtttattAAAAACGACTTAATGTATAATgcttcaaaatactggagaaaatagtttttttatttagatgCAAAGCTTGAATCGTATGTACCTGTCACATTAAACCAATGATTCCTGAAGAATTCCCATTTTGCATCCTTCACATTCTTAATGGCTCGGAAAATGTGTGTGGCTAGTTTCAATGGTACAGGCGTGTTTTTCGTAAATCCATTTCAACCACTAATGATATGAATAAATGACACATGGATTTTGCAGTTTCACATTTACCAAACAAATCAGATTATTTCCTACTGTCTTTTTTAGAATCTGCATGAGAACAAATAGCCATACCAGAGGAAATTGGTTAATTTGTTCTCGGATTTTAATCATTACTGATGAAAGTCTACTGACTGGCATTGTGTTGCATTTGCAGGTTCATTCCTGAGGGTATTCAGGTTTCCTGTGGACCTGACTACTACACTCTGGCCCCAGGctacaacaacaaatcatacgTCCTTTACATGTTTAGCTGCCACTTCTGTGTTCTTgttttcatcatcttcttcagtTATGGAAACTTAGTCTGGAAAGTGAAGGCGGTAAATTACTTAATCTAACAAGATTGCTTTAATATGCAATTTTAGATTTTTAAGCTTATCAATATTAGTAGAGTATTGAATAATGTTGACCTAATTTTCAGGCTGCAGCCCAGCAGCAGGAATCTGTATCTACCCAAAAGGCTGAGAGAGAAGTGACACGTATGTGCATCCTGATGGTGTTGGGCTTCCTGGTGGCATGGACTCCATATGCCAGCGTTGCTGCCTGGATCTTCTTCAATAAGGGAGCTGCGTTCTCAGCTACAACCATGGCTATCCCTGCCTTCTTCTCAAAGAGCTCAGCATTGTTCAATTCTGTTATCTATGTGTTGATGAACAAACAGGTATGATATAACTGATTTAGTAACACTTCACTTTAATACCCCATTTTTAGTGTTATTAAGCAGTAACACAGTGTTATACTGTAAATGTCAGCAGATATAAGGACAAGTTATTAATGTGTTTGCCAATAACTATAACTCATATAGCAGTATACTATACACAGTAGTATAACATACAATATAACACAGGTTTAATCATCTTTAATGATATTCTGTATGatggcaaacaaacaaataatgacaatatatataataataatataattacagtatatttgttgacaaatacattaataaacaccCTAGAACATTACCCTTACAGTTGCTTACAACTACATTATAGTGTGTTGTATGAACCATATATGTATTTTATCATTTGTAATGCTAGAAAAGAAAGTGTTACCGTTacaattgttttagtttttgttcAGTGTCCAATGACTCCTCATTTTCTAATTATACTTGTACAATGTTTTCAGTTCCGTAGTTGCATGCTGAGCACTACTGGAATGAGTGGCATGGTGGAGGATGAGACCTCAGTATCAACCAGTAAGACAGAAGTGTCCTCTGTTTCCTAAACACAGACGAATCTCAACAACTCTAATGGATTTTATTTGTCCTggtaaaaaaacacatcaattgCTCATAGTGTGTtactgtgggtgtgtgtgatgtgttagCCCTGTGATAGACTGGTGATCTGTCCAGTTTGGACCACACCACTTACCAAATGTGAGCTATAGGATAGGCTCCAGCCCCAACTCCCCACAGGATGAGTGGGTTATGGATGGTTCGTGATATAATAATACACTTtatgtatagcacctttcatagacaaaatgcagctcaaagtgctttacaaaagaaaatacatttaattatgaACAAGGCTGCTAATtattcatattatatatatatatatatatatatatatatatatattagggctgtcaatcgattaaaaaaattaatctaattaattacagactctgtgattaattcatcgaaattaatcgcatacataattaacggtgcctgaaccgatactttttaagaaagtagtgctgttgaacgacaaaaacaaccaccaaggacatttacaataacttcaaatgcaccacgaagctgtagtttaccagtttcattgaacgcaccgtctgtgttgtttttccgacggcagctcgacagctgcagattgttacatcccgctgttgagtcacagtcctctacagtaaaacacagtcaaactttacaccgttcagcgttagctgtcagcattttaaccgtgtttaatccagctactagctagcggtaggctaacgttagctgctgtcgagtatagtgttaactagctagcggtaggctaacgttagctgctgtcgagtatagtgttaactagcgttacATGCaatggtgtttgtgttgcctgtatcgtcttcagagcatcagagagaagtgcagacatatcagtggcaccagatttcagtagccagggttggcaggaagaagatttacaagtaaatgttccaattaatgatccaggcagcacattctcgtctccctccttcattttacagtccaatggtggctagaacagctccgggtcaaacgtcaatatggaatggattaatcagcgttattttttttttaacgcgttattttttctcagattaatgaaccgaaatgaacgcgttattttgacagccctaatatatttatatatatatatatatatatatatatatatatatatatatatatatatatatatatatattatatatatatatatatatatataaaaccaaGTCTTACCCATAGGcagaacaaacaaacagaaattatatatatatatatatatatatatatatatatatatatatatatatatatatatatatatataagacttGGTTTGTATTGTAACAAGACATGTCTCTGTATGTGATACACTGAACTGTCATGCACCAAAGGAAAGAGCAATAAAAAAACTtctaattacaaaaaaaatcagtgCCTTCAGAAAAGACCCACACGACCGCAACTGAAACTACCGGGTTAATGTTAAGGAAAGCTCATAGCCATGGTTAAAGTTTCCTCCCACTGTCCCAACATGCCATCAATACAAAAGTCAGGGGATCTGGAGAGTTTAAACTAAACAGTAAATATCTACAGATACCTTAAAAGGCACGAGGACACAAGTGTTTCTTGTAGTCTACCAAATGCAGATTTGAACAGACTCCAGTCCCCTTGTACTATAAGTAAAAATAAACACCCAAACAATTAAGAAATTAATAGAGGAATAACACTGAACACAAAAATGTATGCAGCATCATTCAGGGCAGAATATATACTTAAATGCATAAAAGCCTACATTTACTCTTACAGCTATCATCTGATGTTTCTAAATTGCATATGTGGTTGTTGTCTGCAGATTTCAGCTGTGGTGGTGATTAAGGCGGGAACGGTCTGAAGGTGAAAGGAATGAAACAAAAGATTACCCTAAAAATAGGAGCGATCATGAGCATGATTTACTGTAATGTCTTCTGGTTTAAACaaatatttcatttcatataGTAAGGAAATTCATTTAACTTACAGTTTAAATGATGTCTCTTAATGGGGAGACACACTTCCTTTCTGCTGCAGTGGGATAGCTCTCAGTCTGCATGCTCCGCAGCGCAGAGGCGGATATGGGCACAATGAAAGGAGAGAGTTAAATGAGCCCGAGTCCAACCCAAGCCTGTTGTATTATGAGAAAAGAAAAGTCTCGCAGACCCTTAGGGCCAGAGGGacacatttataataaaaacaattaaaaaagccTGGATATAGACCTAGTGCCTTATTTATTAACAGCTACAGTacaatgcatgtgtttgtgcatgttttttGCTTCTACATAAATCGTATAAGTAAAAGCATCCCAGGCATGATGATTTAGTATATTATCCCAATAATGTTTtctattattttctattttgtcTACATGAATTTAGAATTAAACATCAAACACATTTgttaaaagaacaaaaaaggTTTTATCTTCTCTGTTCAATTACAGTAATGCTattgtaataaataataaagatgATAAGATAAAACCATAACTGCATTAAAGCAACAGAATGATACAAtactaaaacaacattttaaatgtagtcAGAGTCAAATTgattttatattatttgttaaaaaagaaagCCAAAATATTgaatgttaaacaaaaacaagcagCAAACAATGaaagttaaacattaaaatatattcaaaatatTAAGAATCCACTAACTTGGATGTATTACTAATCATTTATTTGCTAACTATTGAAATGTGTAAGGGGTCGTCAGTTGTGTTTGACATGATTCACACTATGAGAAAAAACTTCAGTTGGTGTGAATTCGCAAAGAGATTTTACGTTTTCTCCAGAAATGTTCAAAATGTTCAACCTTAAGCCTAAGAGACCTGTGACAGACCTTAAAAAGGTGAGAGaccttaaaaagaaaagaagtctGCAGTTGACACTTTCATCTGAGTCAACTACTGAGTATTACATGACATTACAAGACTTATTCTCAATCCATCCTTCACTTTTTCAACAATTTAAAGTTGGACTCAAGATCAGCTGCAGAGGGGTTTAACACTGTATTGGAAAAACTACACACAGTTGGTCCTCTCATTCAAAGAAGATGGAGAATGGCACAGACGGAACGTCTACATCCCCATAAACAACAGGATGGGGCTTGTTAGGGGGACTTTACATTATCCACAATACTACCTGGCAGACCCAATGCAATTCAAACTGCTGGCTGTCTACATGTTCTTCCTGATCTGCGCTGGCTTCCTCATCAACTTTCTGACTCTAATGGTCACAACTCAATAAACAAGAAGCTCCTGCAGCCTCTCAACTTCGAGAGCTGTTCATCTTcatctataataccattcaaatgATATGATCAGATgcttattattttttaacatttgaatcatattcaaatatttaatgctcaaattcTATTACTATGATTGATATTTACTACACTACTGAGGCTTATGCATTGCCAATGCCACTATGTGGttattatactatatttttttttccactagAGGGATTTCTAACATTAGCCTATAAGGCCAACTACATCATGgtgcattgcatttctggcacaTTGCTCATAAGGTAGAGAGGATAATATGTAATGATAATATAGTGATACTAATGGAGGATGTGGGCGattttaaacttgtggggttgTAAAGTGACAAAGTAAAGGCCCTGGCCAGCATGCCAGGGAGGGGGTAGGGGATGAACTATAGGGCAGTCACACATCAATCACACATCATGTATGTGTTCATCTGCCACTTCTGTTTCCCAGTTGGCACCATCTTCTTTACTTATGGCAGCCTTTTGCAGACAGTCAAAGATAATAGTCTAGGGGTGAAAATGCCTTGTTAGTTACCCCTACCCTTCAACATCCCACCTTTTATTTAATAACTAACGTATTATCATTTTAATAGTAGTTTTTGACCCTTTCctgtgctgtgttgtgtctttgaCTACAAACAAATGTGTAAAACAGTAAAACAGCTGCATGACCGCAACTGTACAGCATTTTTCTGGTGACCAACATGAAAAGTGAATCAGAAAATCAGAAAAagcacaaaacaaaaatcaattatCTGTATATCGACTAGTCGATCAATCCTCTTATCGTCCACTGTACCACTAGTGGCATACCAGCAGACACTTTTCGGTCTCGGTGTCACTTACTAGTTCCCCCCTTGATTTATTTGGTTTCTGCCCCCAACCACCTTCTCCCCCTACTTACAGTCCCCCATCTCCTGTGATGGTCCCACTCACCCCTCCTCTGGTTTCCAGGCTAAAAGTCCTCTTCAGCCTGACTACTCTCCCCCTCCTCTACCTGTAACCTTGACTTTGTAAGAAGACAGCTAATGAGACTCCACTTAAGCAAGGACAAAGagaatgttaaaataatgagCATGTAATGTACATTGTGGTGGGTTTAAACACTGAAACGTGAAGATCATTTTCAAATAAACCAGCCTGTTTCCTGTTAGTGTCCCTGGTTAAATAAGCATGGCTAAACATGCTGTCGGCAATAATAAGTAACTGTAAATAAATTAAGTGTCCAGtgattgtacacctccacaaacAAGCTTACCATGTCCATCCACTTATTAAAGGTGTCAACAGTACCAAGGAAACAGAACTTGTACATTCTCATGTCATGTTCTCATGTCTTTTTGAGTAATCACAGTTGTATCTGGAAGATCATGGTAGATGCCTGTATGTTTGTCCTGATCTGAACTTGGACTTCCATTGCTTCTGAACCAAGAAGCTCCAGCAACCTCTTATCAACATCCTGGTCAGCTCAGCTGTGGGAGGACTGATGATGATATTGCATGAACCACCACACATGCATAAAGATACTGTCTATCATTGTGGGgtttcatgtttgtgtaaatCAGGTCTAGCGAACCACCACATGAACAACTCTTTCGGTCCTGTATTTCTAAACTCCCCATTCAAGATGAAACTGACAAGCGTGACTCAGAGAAAAAAGTCGCAATTAAAAAATCTGTCTGCTGCaacttcagcaccatggacagcaccATGGATTTATCAATACACAGTTCGGTTGCTTTCAAACCTAAGCAGTTTGGTCTGTTCTAACCGAACCCTGGAGcattttgtccaatacttttcaTATAAACCAACCTGTTTCCTGTAtgtgaagtgtccttgggttaaTCAATGCTTACCTGTAATTAAATAAGTGGCAGGTGATTGCACACATCCAGAAACAAGCTTACCATGTCCATCCACTAAGATCTTAACAGTATCAAGGAAACATTTAGTTTTAAAAACATCTTATAAGATATTTCATATGGATTACAGAAAGCAAACTTATTtgttttgaaattattttacatTACTGCAAATTATGTAAACCGTGCTATGCATATATTCCTTTCTAGGTATCTATAATAC
It includes:
- the LOC116041698 gene encoding LOW QUALITY PROTEIN: green-sensitive opsin-like (The sequence of the model RefSeq protein was modified relative to this genomic sequence to represent the inferred CDS: substituted 1 base at 1 genomic stop codon), with protein sequence MENGTEGKNFYIPLNNRTGLVRNPFEYPQYYLADPWLFKLLAAYMFILMCSGFLINFLTLFVTAQNKKLRQPLNFILVNLAVAGLIMVCFGFTVTFYTSLVGYFALGPMSCAIEGFMATLGGXVSLWSLVVLAVERYIVVCKPMGSFKFTATNAATGCAFTWILASTCAVPPLVGWSRFIPEGIQVSCGPDYYTLAPGYNNKSYVLYMFSCHFCVLVFIIFFSYGNLVWKVKAAAAQQQESVSTQKAEREVTRMCILMVLGFLVAWTPYASVAAWIFFNKGAAFSATTMAIPAFFSKSSALFNSVIYVLMNKQFRSCMLSTTGMSGMVEDETSVSTSKTEVSSVS